Proteins encoded together in one Psychrobacter sp. 28M-43 window:
- a CDS encoding lipoate--protein ligase, with translation MKLRILKSAVTNPWFNLATEDWIFNTLNPDSHTLFLWRNSETVVIGRSQNPWVECKTDKMEADDVFLARRQSGGGAVFHDLGNTNFTFLSPSDAYDQEANFIVIINALKKLGIDATLSGRNDMQVGDRKISGSAFRHAADRSFHHGTLLVNANMQKLGDYLNPHPLKLKAKGIKSVRARVANLVDFNETINHEILSDAIIEAFCEYHGETAQVEQLDEASLAKQPTLNAYYQQMADWDWRFGKTPEFTHHIETRFDWGMMDVHMDVKQAMITEVVIFSDALNVELIDLLKNTLTGVKYNKLEIKNKLDDLANSQPELAAQVSDFEKWLVGEMEG, from the coding sequence ATGAAACTGCGCATCCTAAAGTCTGCTGTGACCAATCCTTGGTTTAATCTTGCCACCGAAGATTGGATATTTAATACGCTCAATCCCGACTCTCATACCCTATTTTTATGGCGTAACTCTGAGACCGTGGTTATTGGACGCTCGCAAAATCCATGGGTAGAGTGCAAAACCGATAAGATGGAAGCAGACGATGTATTTTTAGCACGGCGTCAGAGCGGCGGCGGCGCTGTGTTTCACGATTTAGGTAATACCAACTTTACCTTTTTATCGCCCAGTGATGCTTACGACCAAGAAGCAAACTTCATCGTCATCATCAATGCGCTTAAAAAACTCGGCATAGACGCCACGCTGTCTGGTCGTAACGATATGCAGGTCGGCGACCGCAAAATATCGGGCAGCGCATTTAGACATGCAGCCGATCGCAGCTTTCATCATGGCACATTGCTGGTCAATGCCAACATGCAAAAGCTTGGCGACTATCTAAACCCGCATCCATTAAAGCTTAAAGCGAAAGGCATCAAATCTGTGCGTGCTCGCGTGGCAAACTTGGTAGATTTTAATGAGACTATCAATCACGAGATACTGTCTGATGCGATTATCGAAGCGTTCTGTGAATATCATGGAGAGACTGCACAGGTTGAGCAGTTAGATGAAGCCAGCCTTGCCAAGCAGCCGACGCTAAACGCTTACTATCAGCAAATGGCAGATTGGGATTGGCGCTTTGGTAAAACACCTGAGTTTACTCATCATATCGAGACGCGCTTTGATTGGGGCATGATGGATGTGCATATGGATGTGAAGCAGGCAATGATTACCGAAGTTGTCATCTTCTCTGATGCGCTAAATGTTGAGCTTATCGACCTGCTTAAGAATACATTGACTGGCGTTAAATATAATAAGCTTGAGATTAAAAACAAGCTCGATGACCTAGCAAATTCGC
- a CDS encoding DMT family transporter — translation MTNRDLIIFVTLSFMWSLSFVFYRIGVPEFGSLAFASLRVIFAGLVMLVFVLLNKKNRVGIKEHWKMLALVGLFSAALPFVLFSFSAQSVNAGVLAVLNASVPMMSGFIARVFFKDRLSKKQALGLVIGVIGVIILMSESLFGGGEPGKGLVEGLLPMGYALLACVGYALGANITKNYLYEVSPVAITAGSLIIGSIIMLPVAFNEFPYGKDISIKAWVSVICIGVFSTAIALIFMNQLIKNIGPTRATSITLVIPIFAIILGYLLLGEALNIQAIIGSMVILFGTYLSLELSVKKMLQPKNPTRAT, via the coding sequence ATGACCAACCGTGACCTCATCATCTTTGTGACGCTCTCTTTTATGTGGTCACTCTCTTTCGTTTTTTATCGTATTGGTGTCCCTGAGTTTGGCTCATTGGCATTCGCCAGTTTGCGTGTGATATTCGCCGGATTGGTCATGTTGGTATTTGTATTATTAAATAAGAAAAACAGAGTAGGCATCAAGGAGCATTGGAAAATGCTAGCGCTCGTTGGCTTGTTTTCAGCAGCACTGCCTTTTGTGTTGTTCTCGTTTTCCGCGCAGTCAGTGAACGCAGGCGTGCTAGCCGTACTAAATGCCTCTGTGCCGATGATGAGTGGTTTTATCGCTAGAGTCTTCTTTAAAGATAGGCTATCAAAAAAACAAGCACTCGGTTTGGTCATCGGAGTGATTGGGGTAATCATACTGATGAGCGAAAGCTTATTTGGTGGCGGTGAGCCAGGCAAAGGGTTGGTCGAAGGTCTATTACCAATGGGCTACGCGCTATTAGCTTGTGTAGGTTATGCGCTTGGGGCCAACATCACCAAAAACTATCTGTACGAAGTATCGCCAGTCGCTATCACCGCAGGCTCACTCATTATCGGTAGTATCATTATGCTGCCTGTGGCTTTTAATGAGTTCCCTTATGGTAAAGATATCAGCATAAAGGCGTGGGTATCAGTGATCTGTATCGGTGTATTTTCGACAGCCATTGCGCTTATCTTTATGAATCAGCTGATTAAAAACATTGGCCCGACGCGTGCCACTAGTATTACTTTGGTTATTCCAATTTTCGCTATTATTTTAGGGTATCTACTGCTTGGTGAAGCCTTAAATATCCAAGCCATCATCGGTTCAATGGTGATATTGTTTGGTACATATTTGTCATTAGAGCTGTCTGTGAAAAAGATGCTACAACCAAAGAATCCCACGCGGGCGACGTGA
- a CDS encoding alkene reductase, translating to MAHDNLFETVEMGTQTLKNRIIMAPLTRLRSVEPSDVPTALASEYYSQRAGSGLVITEATQVSFQAKGYAGAPGVHTTDQITAWKTIVDNVHAKGGKIVVQLWHTGLVSHESVQPDGKAPISASNVDVGVRTSLRDSDNQAIRVDATPPRPATLEEIKQVIADFGQATKNAKEAGFDGVEIHGAHGYLLHQFWVEQTNQRDDEYGGSRENRARLTLDVIDACVDAWDADHVGIRISPLGTFNNVEAGYNEDENIWMIEQINKRGIMYLHLSEPDWAGGTPYSEDFRKRVRAAFDQMIIAAGGYTAEKAEQNVKAGYIDAVAFGRDYIANPDLAERIQKGAPLNEQHPESFYGGGAEGYTDYPFLDQA from the coding sequence ATGGCACACGATAATTTATTTGAAACCGTCGAAATGGGTACCCAAACCCTAAAAAACCGCATCATTATGGCACCGTTGACGCGTCTGCGTTCGGTTGAGCCAAGTGATGTACCAACAGCACTTGCAAGCGAATATTATTCACAGCGTGCAGGTTCTGGCTTGGTAATCACTGAGGCAACGCAAGTATCTTTCCAAGCGAAAGGCTATGCTGGCGCGCCAGGCGTTCATACCACGGACCAAATCACTGCGTGGAAAACCATCGTGGACAATGTCCATGCTAAAGGTGGCAAAATCGTAGTACAGCTATGGCACACGGGCCTAGTCTCTCATGAGAGCGTACAGCCAGACGGCAAAGCGCCTATCTCTGCTTCTAACGTTGATGTTGGTGTACGTACCTCGCTACGTGACAGCGATAACCAAGCCATTCGTGTAGATGCAACGCCGCCTCGTCCAGCCACACTTGAAGAAATCAAGCAAGTTATCGCTGACTTTGGTCAAGCAACTAAGAACGCTAAAGAAGCGGGTTTTGATGGTGTAGAGATTCATGGTGCTCACGGTTACCTATTGCATCAGTTCTGGGTTGAGCAAACCAACCAACGTGATGATGAATACGGCGGTAGCCGCGAAAACCGTGCACGCTTGACGCTTGATGTTATCGATGCGTGCGTAGACGCTTGGGATGCAGATCATGTTGGTATTCGTATTTCACCACTTGGTACGTTCAACAACGTAGAAGCTGGATATAACGAAGACGAAAATATCTGGATGATTGAGCAGATTAACAAACGCGGAATCATGTATCTGCATCTGTCAGAGCCAGATTGGGCAGGTGGTACGCCGTATAGCGAAGACTTCCGTAAGCGTGTGCGTGCGGCTTTTGATCAAATGATTATCGCAGCTGGTGGCTACACTGCCGAAAAAGCAGAGCAAAATGTAAAAGCGGGCTATATTGATGCTGTTGCCTTTGGCCGTGACTATATCGCCAACCCTGACTTGGCTGAGCGTATCCAAAAAGGCGCGCCACTCAATGAGCAGCATCCAGAGTCTTTCTATGGTGGCGGTGCTGAAGGTTATACCGACTATCCATTTTTAGACCAAGCGTAA
- a CDS encoding pirin family protein, with the protein MRPIKHIHGDKKPHWVGDGFFVKTLINHLDDNPDFNYSHTDPFLLFDYGKPTTFSPNPDYKLQPHGVGLHPHKGFETVTIAYSGEISHADSTGGRGDILEGDVQWMTAGRGILHEEFHSEAFGQRGGVFSMVQLWVNLPSAYKLTDPKYQSIKRADMPIVDLIDDSDEQTVIGQAAIIAGDWHGITGAATTFTPVNMWDIELHTAGTTTLQAPKTHNTLLLVQEGQVLVNGTAVSAGSLIEFSAPIRNHVGTQSEHPSSPATDTIELTYPTTSDDDTPIKLLLLSGEPIGEPVAGHGPFVMNTQEELRQTFRDYQIGIFGK; encoded by the coding sequence ATGCGTCCAATCAAGCATATTCATGGTGATAAAAAGCCGCATTGGGTAGGTGACGGTTTTTTTGTAAAAACCCTAATCAATCATCTCGATGACAATCCTGATTTCAACTATAGCCATACCGATCCTTTTTTACTATTTGACTACGGTAAGCCTACGACCTTTTCACCCAATCCTGATTATAAGCTGCAACCGCATGGTGTTGGACTGCATCCACACAAAGGTTTTGAAACCGTAACCATCGCTTATTCAGGTGAGATTAGTCATGCAGACTCGACAGGTGGGCGCGGCGATATTTTAGAAGGTGATGTACAGTGGATGACTGCGGGTCGCGGTATTCTGCACGAAGAGTTCCACTCTGAAGCCTTTGGTCAACGTGGCGGCGTCTTTAGCATGGTGCAGTTATGGGTCAACTTGCCAAGCGCCTACAAACTGACCGACCCCAAATATCAATCTATCAAACGTGCTGACATGCCTATCGTTGATCTGATAGACGATAGCGACGAGCAAACTGTCATCGGCCAAGCTGCCATTATTGCCGGTGACTGGCATGGGATAACGGGAGCAGCAACGACCTTTACGCCAGTCAATATGTGGGATATTGAGCTACATACAGCAGGTACAACCACGCTACAAGCGCCGAAAACGCACAACACCCTACTGCTGGTACAAGAAGGTCAAGTATTGGTCAACGGTACAGCCGTCAGCGCAGGGAGTTTGATAGAATTTTCAGCGCCTATTCGAAATCATGTAGGCACTCAATCTGAACATCCATCATCACCTGCTACTGATACTATCGAATTGACCTACCCTACAACTAGCGATGACGACACTCCTATCAAATTGCTACTGCTAAGCGGCGAGCCAATCGGTGAGCCAGTCGCAGGTCATGGCCCCTTTGTCATGAATACTCAAGAAGAACTACGTCAAACCTTTCGTGATTATCAAATAGGCATTTTCGGTAAATAA
- a CDS encoding NAD(P)/FAD-dependent oxidoreductase: protein MSQMPKQAKPVKPSNSSAGNPSSVKKSIDNHYDVVIIGAGASGLYCALTAGRRGRRVLVLDHANKAGKKILMSGGGRCNFTNYFVEPEHFIGANPHFCKSALSRYPSWEFIGMVESHKIAYHEREHGQLFCDDSAQDILSMLLDECAAVGVQVKLNAQIDHVKTAAHDNGERFYLTTSKKLGKKDIASGTQSAQKRYSCESLVVATGGLSIPTMGASGIGYELAQQFGHTLVPTDASLVPFTFTDKTGELIHALAGISLPVIASNERISFKLPVLFTHRGLSGPAMLQLSNYWQTGETISINLLPEIDVTELLLARKKSHPRQLIRTVLAENTDNALPKKLLAALQTHLWEDIKDTELANIKDERLTELGATLNGWQLKPSGTEGYRTAEVTRGGVTTDEVSSKTMQSNLQDGLYFIGEVLDVTGWLGGYNFQWAWASGFVSGEVV, encoded by the coding sequence ATGAGTCAAATGCCAAAACAAGCAAAGCCAGTTAAGCCAAGCAATTCATCAGCGGGTAATCCATCGTCAGTTAAGAAATCCATTGATAATCACTATGACGTCGTCATCATCGGTGCTGGTGCTTCAGGATTGTATTGCGCACTGACTGCTGGTCGCCGCGGTCGCCGCGTATTGGTGTTGGATCATGCCAATAAAGCTGGCAAAAAGATTTTGATGTCGGGTGGTGGTCGCTGTAATTTCACCAATTACTTTGTGGAGCCTGAGCATTTTATCGGTGCCAATCCCCACTTCTGCAAATCGGCGCTGAGTCGTTACCCGAGTTGGGAGTTTATCGGCATGGTAGAGTCGCATAAGATTGCCTACCATGAGCGCGAACATGGTCAGCTATTCTGTGACGACTCGGCACAAGATATCTTATCTATGCTGCTAGATGAATGCGCGGCCGTAGGCGTACAAGTAAAGCTTAATGCTCAAATTGATCATGTTAAAACTGCTGCTCATGATAACGGCGAACGCTTTTATCTAACGACGAGCAAAAAGCTTGGTAAAAAAGACATCGCGAGCGGCACTCAGTCCGCGCAAAAACGCTATAGCTGTGAGTCTTTGGTGGTCGCTACTGGTGGCCTGTCTATCCCGACCATGGGAGCAAGTGGTATCGGCTATGAGTTGGCACAGCAGTTCGGACATACGCTCGTGCCTACTGACGCCAGTCTCGTGCCGTTTACTTTCACTGATAAAACAGGCGAGCTTATTCATGCCTTGGCTGGTATCAGTCTGCCAGTTATTGCCAGTAACGAGCGTATCTCTTTTAAATTGCCCGTCTTATTTACCCATCGCGGTCTCTCTGGCCCTGCCATGCTACAGCTATCCAACTATTGGCAGACTGGCGAAACCATCAGTATCAATCTGTTGCCTGAAATAGACGTCACTGAACTTTTACTTGCTCGCAAAAAATCGCATCCACGCCAACTAATTCGTACCGTATTGGCAGAAAACACAGACAATGCGCTACCCAAGAAGCTATTAGCAGCGCTACAGACGCATCTGTGGGAAGACATCAAAGATACAGAACTTGCCAACATTAAAGACGAGCGCCTTACAGAACTTGGGGCTACGCTCAATGGCTGGCAGCTCAAGCCCTCTGGTACAGAAGGCTACCGTACCGCTGAGGTCACACGCGGCGGCGTCACTACTGACGAGGTATCTTCCAAAACAATGCAAAGCAACTTGCAAGATGGCTTGTACTTTATCGGTGAGGTGCTCGACGTGACTGGCTGGCTTGGCGGCTATAATTTTCAATGGGCTTGGGCCAGTGGTTTTGTCAGTGGTGAAGTCGTTTAA
- a CDS encoding branched-chain amino acid ABC transporter permease, giving the protein MDILQLLISGIANGCIYGLLALGFVLIYKASEAVNFAQGDMLMLGAFLGISFINADQANLPFLLGITFAAVIMGAFGYLLDRFILRGIFGQPQFAMVILTISLGFLMRFVAGVIWGHSPVSLQTPFSGKMLALGSLSIAYVDIIIIISTIALTSILYFFFAHTRLGIAMQASSQNQMAAYYMGIPVKRVNGIVWALSGVVAALAGILFAAKGAIEPSVGLLFGIKAFAAAVIGGLGSLPGALAGGLLVGVIEPFAGRYLPLGLSQIAPYVVMLIVLIVRPGGIFSQVKQKKV; this is encoded by the coding sequence ATGGATATCCTACAACTGCTCATTAGCGGGATTGCTAATGGTTGTATCTATGGGCTGTTAGCGCTGGGTTTTGTACTCATTTACAAAGCTTCAGAAGCGGTCAATTTCGCCCAAGGCGACATGCTTATGCTCGGTGCCTTTTTGGGCATATCTTTCATCAATGCCGATCAGGCAAACCTTCCCTTCTTATTAGGCATCACCTTTGCTGCTGTGATCATGGGTGCATTTGGCTACTTACTAGATCGCTTTATCCTACGTGGTATTTTTGGTCAACCGCAATTTGCGATGGTCATCCTGACCATCTCGCTTGGTTTCCTAATGCGCTTTGTCGCTGGTGTCATCTGGGGACATAGCCCAGTCTCATTACAGACACCATTTTCAGGCAAGATGTTGGCATTAGGCTCGCTGAGTATCGCTTATGTTGACATCATTATCATCATATCTACTATCGCATTAACCTCCATTTTGTACTTCTTTTTTGCCCACACGCGACTTGGTATTGCGATGCAAGCCAGCAGTCAAAACCAAATGGCAGCCTACTATATGGGTATTCCCGTCAAGCGGGTCAATGGTATCGTTTGGGCTTTGTCAGGAGTGGTTGCCGCACTTGCCGGCATACTATTTGCGGCCAAAGGTGCCATTGAACCTTCTGTCGGATTACTGTTCGGTATCAAGGCCTTTGCCGCTGCGGTAATCGGTGGCTTAGGCTCCTTGCCTGGTGCGCTGGCAGGCGGATTGCTAGTAGGGGTGATAGAGCCCTTTGCTGGTCGTTATCTACCGCTAGGTCTTAGTCAAATTGCGCCTTATGTGGTTATGTTGATCGTACTAATCGTACGTCCGGGCGGTATTTTTTCTCAGGTCAAACAGAAAAAAGTATAG
- a CDS encoding branched-chain amino acid ABC transporter permease, translating into MKAQFKHSYDQDINIFDDKSQLIKYGVLLLLLLMAPWLLSNYYISELSAILIWSISGLGLMLLTGHTGQVSLGHAAFMAIGAFSHMALMARGWNFFPALIACALITGVIGAIIARPILRTSGIYLAIATLALSIIVEDIAIVAEPITGGISGTFASPINLFGYTIDRYITPKAFYYLCLALVVLVTLGYINLLRSGTGRSFLAIRDSEVSARALGVNVPQAKTLAFSISCAITAIGGAMYGHFVQAVNYESFTVIISITILLQIVIGGLGSIHGAFFGAVVVVLLPQVIAILGDMVGQGAGSSITSIPGIDTALFALVIVIMIIYEPRGIYGIWIKIRTWFQMFPLYRKGLFRRSKTYLKTERMR; encoded by the coding sequence ATGAAAGCTCAGTTTAAACACAGCTATGATCAAGATATCAATATCTTCGATGACAAAAGCCAACTCATAAAGTATGGCGTGCTTCTCTTGCTACTACTAATGGCGCCTTGGTTGTTGAGCAACTATTACATCAGTGAGCTTAGCGCCATATTGATTTGGTCTATCTCTGGATTGGGTCTGATGCTCTTGACCGGGCACACCGGACAGGTCAGCTTAGGTCATGCCGCCTTTATGGCGATAGGGGCATTTAGCCATATGGCACTGATGGCTCGAGGGTGGAATTTTTTCCCTGCTTTGATTGCCTGCGCACTCATCACTGGGGTTATCGGCGCTATCATTGCCAGACCTATCCTACGAACTAGCGGTATCTATTTAGCCATCGCAACCTTAGCGCTTAGTATTATCGTCGAGGACATCGCTATCGTGGCTGAGCCTATTACTGGCGGCATCTCTGGTACCTTTGCTTCTCCCATTAACCTCTTTGGCTACACCATCGATCGTTATATCACGCCAAAAGCATTTTATTACTTATGCCTCGCGCTCGTGGTGCTAGTTACCTTAGGGTATATCAACTTACTCAGAAGTGGCACAGGACGATCGTTCTTAGCCATCAGAGACAGCGAAGTATCCGCCCGCGCGCTTGGCGTCAATGTACCGCAAGCCAAAACGCTAGCTTTTAGCATATCTTGCGCGATTACCGCTATTGGCGGCGCTATGTACGGGCATTTTGTGCAAGCGGTCAATTATGAGAGCTTCACCGTTATCATCTCTATCACCATCCTACTGCAAATTGTCATTGGCGGTTTGGGCTCCATACATGGTGCGTTTTTTGGTGCTGTCGTCGTTGTCTTATTGCCACAAGTGATTGCTATCTTGGGCGATATGGTTGGTCAAGGTGCGGGCTCTAGTATCACCAGTATTCCTGGTATTGATACGGCGCTGTTTGCCTTAGTTATTGTCATCATGATCATCTATGAGCCACGCGGTATATACGGTATTTGGATCAAGATACGGACTTGGTTTCAGATGTTTCCGTTATATCGAAAAGGACTGTTTCGCCGTTCTAAAACTTATCTTAAAACGGAGCGTATGCGATGA
- a CDS encoding ABC transporter ATP-binding protein: MSLLKVDSLSIAFGGVKAVDDISFEVNEGEVFTIVGPNGAGKSTIFNLISRLYEPLSGRITFDDTNITKLPAHDIAKLGIARTFQNIELFDHSSVLQNLLIGRHSQRNTSWIQDLLFLPKVRRSEREHRLQVEKIIDFLELAPYRDKLIAGLPYGIRKVVEIARALAANPKLILLDEPASGLSVEETSEMAWWIEDMQKDLGLTILMVEHDMSLVNRVSDRVLAVAEGKFLAQGTAAEVQANPQVIEAYLGQESV; encoded by the coding sequence ATGAGCTTATTAAAAGTTGACTCCTTATCTATCGCGTTCGGTGGTGTGAAAGCCGTTGATGACATTAGCTTTGAGGTAAACGAGGGCGAGGTATTCACTATCGTAGGACCTAATGGCGCTGGTAAATCTACGATTTTTAACTTAATCAGTCGCTTGTACGAGCCGCTTAGTGGTCGTATTACCTTTGATGACACTAATATTACCAAGCTACCTGCTCACGATATCGCAAAACTGGGTATCGCCCGTACTTTTCAAAACATTGAGTTATTTGATCACTCAAGCGTGCTTCAAAACCTACTTATCGGCCGCCATTCACAACGCAATACGTCATGGATACAGGACTTATTGTTTTTGCCAAAGGTGCGCCGTAGCGAGCGCGAGCATCGTTTGCAAGTTGAAAAAATCATAGATTTTTTAGAGTTAGCGCCTTATCGAGATAAGTTGATTGCAGGTTTGCCTTACGGTATTAGAAAGGTGGTTGAGATTGCGCGCGCACTAGCCGCTAACCCCAAGCTTATTTTGCTCGATGAGCCAGCCTCTGGTCTTAGCGTAGAGGAGACGTCCGAGATGGCATGGTGGATTGAGGATATGCAGAAAGATCTTGGCTTGACTATCTTGATGGTAGAGCATGACATGAGTCTTGTGAATCGCGTATCAGATCGCGTATTGGCCGTCGCTGAAGGGAAATTTTTGGCTCAGGGCACGGCAGCTGAGGTACAAGCCAATCCACAGGTTATTGAAGCCTATCTTGGACAGGAGAGTGTGTAA